In Stanieria sp. NIES-3757, the DNA window TAAATCGTGAGAACGTCGCATTGGGTCACAAATCATTGACAAATACCAATGGTAATTTTGATTGACTTCTAATCCGTTGAAATTAGCAGAATTAGGTAAATTAATACTAACAATACCCGATTGCTGGCTAATATCGATAAAAGTTTCATAAACTAGTTCATCATTTTGATTGCGTAAAACAAACTCAATTTGATGAGGATTTGTAGTAGCTGGAATATAGAAGAACAGTTTAGGAGAGTTGGACGCAGTGAGATTAATATTTTCTTCTGGAACTAAAGCAACTAAACGATGATTACTAGCAAGACAACTGCCTCGACTTCCGCCAGCTATACGATTGACTGGTAAACCATTTCTACTAGAGTTTTTTGCTTGATTTTTAGTATTAGTTGACGAGTAACTACTAGAAGAATTAGGGGTTTGTGCTTTTAGTAAATTCGGAGAATTAAAAAAAATAAAACTCCCAACTAGTGTCAAGCTAGTGAATTTGGTAAGGAAGTTTAATTGACGAGATAACATACGTTTTATTTTAGAAAAAATTTAGCTAAACTTATTTTTATTAATAGGCTTTGCTCACAATTTTAATCTTGAATTATTAATAAAGTCCATAAAAATAAAGTTTTTGTTATTTTAACTTTTGAGTAAAAAAAATATTTACCTAATTAAAAATTCTTAAGTAATTTCCCTGAAGACCCGTCAAGTCGTTAATGGATAAAGAAAAAAACAAAGTGTTAACAAAAATAAACCGAACCTTTAATAATCTTGTCGAAAAATCAACTTTTTTTCAGAAAAAAAAGCAGCCTTTAAAAAAAATTAAATTTATTTATATTTATTATGTTTTATTCTCTAGTTTATTAATAACTGGAATATTAATAGGAATTAGACAGTTAAGTGGTTTACAAATATTGGAATTAATTGCTTATGATTATTTAGTTCGGTTTCAACAAAAAGAATATCTTGATCCAAGAATTTTAGTAGTAGAAATTACTGA includes these proteins:
- a CDS encoding hypothetical protein (protein of unknown function DUF928), whose amino-acid sequence is MLSRQLNFLTKFTSLTLVGSFIFFNSPNLLKAQTPNSSSSYSSTNTKNQAKNSSRNGLPVNRIAGGSRGSCLASNHRLVALVPEENINLTASNSPKLFFYIPATTNPHQIEFVLRNQNDELVYETFIDISQQSGIVSINLPNSANFNGLEVNQNYHWYLSMICDPMRRSHDLVVEGWIRRVELETALKQKLQDFNHIKQAELYHQKGIWHDALAASAEEPNSSQWSELLNSIGLEDLAQEPLIQSDRISTSARQ